From a single Verrucomicrobiota bacterium JB022 genomic region:
- a CDS encoding flagellar motor protein MotB encodes MAGKGGGAWKVAYADFVTALMALFMVLWIMSQDNEILVATSRYFQNPFNSPLERSSGMLDDGDASVVSQPHSQEIMSSMVDMSLLHDMAREFYRMLDLQNEDEDPILIRITDNGLNVTIFDRPQRPLFKPGTAEFTPWGDLVMRNLAWLMDSYVLQVRIDAFAARSNAIPDPDYTLFELTADRANSTRRALVYYALPPSRVDEVSGHADRDPLGAYAPDDPSQDRIELSLAIPRR; translated from the coding sequence ATGGCTGGCAAAGGAGGAGGAGCATGGAAGGTGGCCTACGCGGACTTTGTGACCGCGTTGATGGCGCTGTTCATGGTGCTGTGGATCATGTCGCAAGACAACGAGATCCTCGTCGCAACCTCGCGGTACTTCCAGAATCCCTTCAATTCCCCGCTGGAGCGCTCTTCCGGCATGCTCGACGATGGCGATGCCTCGGTCGTTTCCCAGCCGCACAGCCAGGAGATCATGTCGTCGATGGTAGACATGTCGCTGCTGCACGATATGGCGCGCGAATTTTATCGCATGCTCGACCTGCAGAACGAAGACGAAGATCCCATCTTGATCAGGATCACAGACAACGGCCTCAACGTCACGATCTTCGACCGCCCGCAGCGTCCGCTCTTCAAGCCCGGAACGGCAGAATTTACCCCCTGGGGCGATCTGGTGATGCGCAACCTTGCCTGGCTGATGGACAGCTACGTGCTGCAAGTCCGCATCGACGCCTTTGCGGCTCGCTCCAACGCGATCCCCGACCCCGACTACACGCTTTTCGAACTCACGGCCGATCGCGCGAATTCCACTCGACGAGCCCTGGTCTACTACGCCTTGCCGCCCTCACGCGTCGACGAGGTGAGCGGCCATGCCGACCGGGACCCGCTGGGGGCCTACGCGCCAGACGACCCCTCGCAAGACCGGATCGAGTTGAGCCTCGCCATCCCGCGCCGATAA